One part of the Micrococcus sp. 2A genome encodes these proteins:
- a CDS encoding helicase-related protein has product MADRQARANMEADTTPDTTVSAQVSGPDTGVAAPEAADSGADTTADTDTARTGVVTAGGQPWTGGSRRPARWQDRLTANVAALEVLATLEQEARPATEAEQQTLAGWSAWGALPFVFDEADERVATQDRERVRELLGPVGWSQARATTLNAHYTDPAVAAAMWSALGSAGFEDGAVLEPGCGSGEFMGAAPAGAQMVGVELDETTARVAAYLHPDQQVMAAGFEKTMFPENSFSAAVGNVPFGGYSVVDKTHNGQGHSIHNHFILKSLRLTAPGGYVAVMTSTHTMDAKRETARREMARYADLVGAVRLPNGAMAASAGTDVKTDVLVFRRRKPTEKVDQDRVAGWVEAETLAVRDPEGNEHEVNYSKWFKDHPERVVGEAGYASSAFGPSYAVRAEADVDVAEQVEVLLTEQMLDARFGGSSALSYAPEVAEGVAVDTSPGLRFAPEPEAQIGHVRHNAGGWFEQYRAGLTWERVKIARPLFAQAKSLLAMRDKATEVLAAQRTGAPEAEREQLRGELRGLWESYVGYHGPISRGEDKYGPPSKADRDRMLRELETQWRDSLPQDGDVAPADVPVPEDLAAEWLEAATASEFKKREQKHLEFLAGDPKLGLIRSLEVYDEATNSATPAPIMTRDVVQHRTRPERAESVEDAIAISMDESRTVDVGRVAELLGVDRAQARERMSGEVFQVPGTEELVPKTTYLSGNVRAKLAAAREAAQADAAFRENVAALEAVVPAEIALADVSVNPGVRWVPEDVYAQFVSETLKAQCQVQLNPGTDAWEIEVPKGGVAPDVRYRWGVEKRTPAQLMTAAMNMKTVTVTVELEEGKRVKDEKATAAARAKVEEIRAEFGVWMMQDPARVERLQELYNDAFNAHVAPDYSGAGARLSLPGLNESMTPYSYQRAAVARAVSEPTVLLDHVVGAGKTGTMIMSAMELKRTGIVAKPCMVVPNHLVDQIATEATQWYPDANVIAVPTGLAAPARQEWMAQVGAGDWDLVVMPQTTFEKVQIDPVKQAEWLKQSQDELEAATAGQDQDAGWVKRSEKAKKALERQHEKIAANTDPGVTFEETGIDYLLVDEAHMFKNLARSSDLAELACSGSQRAMDLDFKLRALREVKTEAAERAGVAGPGYLPAVATFATGTPVANNMAEMWVMQHYLRPDLLEAARVDTVTAWGQAFTKVKPQLRPTVTGDGYQQVIKVAEYVNVPELLSINSAFTDVVLRDQLETTLPSVATGDRILMARPPSEQVAQYVDQLKERIELVKNTPPTKGADNMLVIVGDGRKVALDARLVGMDADPDGGRVGAVAEQIMTIHERTKDTEYRLPNGEVSETTGALQIVFCDQSTPTEDGSWNVYDQLREDLAARGMDPEKVAFIHEAKTDEARAALFEKCRDGRVNVIIGSTQKMGTGTNIQTRAIALHHMDVPWRPADLEQREGRIIRQGNQNPEVSIYAWATEQTFDVYSWDMIARKATFIAQVKAGQLNGRTMEDVVAGLEVSGASAAAVLSGDPRIEQLATLSMDVEQLTRAQSAWSQQRATQRVELGRYEARQAFLAGRQDALIGLAAQVSPTGGDAFAFTTTDGQTIRNRGEAGEVLVAELRRQAARTDRTDFLDATDPEPLGTLGGVQVGTVRHASQVYLVPMQAPSVRRAWSTAQVLGGDVSAQGSIISAENFVAELPNQLVKDKRELDQLAETIPAMQEGLSESRFQQADELVAKQRELAALEAEMRDDVDESLRPAVLEYTAEQLNERGLLGHHTVPREGDVWEYNKAFYIVGYTDKSVGVHQRQLWAWPVDGDPKDAIAASRIQATGRMVIRRESGLNEIEQRAMQADLDRDRIVPNPGMAKGYDGEVLREHQDRTVRQGRLDAEGNMIESSTGALIRDEEFVRFGSPVILIDATSPESEQARRDAIAEQAYTRWPDELIPGQVLQEDIDGFGYAGDIVRMRPGYGERRVAVSPDTGAARERMSGSAAAGTRRWQVADAVQLSDAERERLWGAKTRSVQVGDLRPGDTVMATDVDTSATAKVPVTILKTGSGGNRNIVYADQGGAKQECRRRETTIVTVLGRTRGALELPELATLAAEAGQPVKACPARQISPDSQWVGRTLAVDTTVDRVATERAADGLKVGTVIAQDSRTIGSPYSGTEEVAVLTLKDEAGGQFQVTSRDAGHVWEYEGKLDVEKVFGARPLEGSVPDAAPGPETVGVTGEAPAKQVPTAPPAAGKAPALGRDGLDWMGMGPAGQPGLGVDPTRPPQTGVDGPGL; this is encoded by the coding sequence GTGGCCGACCGGCAGGCGCGGGCGAACATGGAGGCGGACACGACCCCGGACACCACGGTATCTGCCCAGGTCAGCGGCCCGGACACGGGCGTGGCCGCCCCGGAGGCGGCGGACAGCGGGGCGGACACCACCGCGGACACAGACACCGCCAGGACCGGCGTGGTGACCGCCGGTGGCCAACCGTGGACAGGGGGCTCGCGGCGTCCGGCCAGGTGGCAGGACAGGCTGACCGCGAACGTGGCCGCGCTGGAGGTGCTGGCCACGCTGGAGCAGGAGGCGCGGCCGGCGACCGAGGCCGAGCAGCAGACGCTGGCCGGGTGGTCGGCGTGGGGGGCGCTGCCGTTCGTGTTCGACGAGGCGGACGAGCGGGTGGCCACGCAGGACCGGGAGCGGGTGCGGGAGCTGCTGGGTCCGGTGGGCTGGTCCCAGGCGCGGGCGACGACGCTGAACGCGCACTACACGGACCCGGCGGTCGCGGCGGCGATGTGGTCGGCGCTGGGCTCGGCCGGCTTCGAGGACGGGGCGGTGCTGGAGCCGGGGTGCGGGTCCGGGGAGTTCATGGGCGCCGCCCCGGCGGGGGCGCAGATGGTCGGTGTGGAGCTGGATGAGACGACGGCGCGGGTGGCCGCGTACCTGCACCCCGACCAGCAGGTGATGGCGGCCGGGTTCGAGAAGACGATGTTCCCGGAGAACTCGTTCTCCGCGGCGGTCGGCAACGTGCCCTTCGGGGGCTACTCGGTGGTGGACAAGACCCACAACGGGCAGGGTCACTCGATCCACAACCACTTCATCCTGAAGTCGTTGCGGCTGACCGCGCCGGGTGGGTACGTGGCCGTGATGACCTCCACGCACACGATGGACGCCAAGCGCGAGACCGCGCGGCGGGAGATGGCCCGGTACGCCGACCTGGTGGGCGCGGTGCGTCTGCCCAACGGGGCCATGGCGGCCTCGGCCGGCACGGACGTGAAGACGGACGTGCTCGTGTTCCGCCGGCGCAAGCCCACCGAGAAGGTGGACCAGGACCGGGTGGCCGGGTGGGTGGAGGCGGAAACGCTGGCGGTGCGGGACCCGGAGGGCAACGAGCACGAGGTCAACTACTCGAAGTGGTTCAAGGATCACCCCGAGCGGGTGGTCGGAGAGGCCGGCTACGCCAGTAGCGCGTTCGGGCCGAGCTACGCGGTCCGGGCTGAGGCGGACGTGGATGTGGCCGAGCAGGTGGAGGTGTTGCTGACCGAGCAGATGCTCGACGCCCGGTTCGGTGGGTCCAGTGCGCTGTCCTACGCCCCCGAGGTGGCTGAGGGGGTGGCGGTGGACACGAGCCCTGGTCTGCGGTTCGCCCCGGAGCCCGAGGCTCAGATCGGGCATGTGCGGCACAACGCGGGGGGCTGGTTCGAGCAGTACCGTGCGGGGCTGACGTGGGAGCGGGTGAAGATCGCCCGTCCCCTGTTCGCGCAGGCCAAGTCGTTGCTGGCCATGCGGGACAAGGCCACGGAGGTGCTGGCCGCTCAGCGCACGGGTGCGCCCGAGGCCGAGCGGGAGCAGCTGCGCGGGGAGCTGCGTGGGCTGTGGGAGTCCTACGTGGGCTACCACGGGCCGATCTCGCGCGGCGAGGACAAGTACGGGCCGCCGTCGAAGGCGGACCGTGATCGGATGTTGCGTGAGCTGGAGACGCAGTGGCGTGACAGCCTGCCGCAGGACGGCGACGTCGCGCCGGCGGACGTGCCCGTGCCGGAGGACCTCGCGGCCGAGTGGTTGGAGGCGGCGACCGCCTCGGAGTTCAAGAAGCGGGAGCAGAAGCACCTGGAGTTCCTGGCCGGGGACCCGAAGCTGGGGCTGATCCGTTCGCTGGAGGTGTACGACGAGGCCACGAACTCGGCCACGCCGGCACCGATCATGACCCGGGATGTGGTGCAACACCGGACCCGTCCGGAGCGTGCGGAGTCCGTGGAGGACGCGATTGCCATCAGCATGGACGAGTCCCGGACCGTGGACGTGGGCCGGGTGGCTGAGCTGCTGGGCGTGGACCGGGCGCAGGCGCGTGAGCGCATGTCCGGTGAGGTGTTCCAGGTGCCCGGCACTGAGGAGCTGGTGCCCAAGACGACGTACCTGTCCGGGAACGTGCGCGCCAAGCTCGCGGCGGCGCGTGAGGCCGCGCAGGCCGACGCGGCGTTCCGGGAGAACGTGGCCGCCCTAGAGGCCGTGGTCCCGGCGGAGATCGCGCTGGCGGACGTGTCGGTGAATCCGGGCGTGCGGTGGGTGCCCGAGGACGTGTACGCGCAGTTCGTCTCGGAGACGCTGAAAGCCCAATGCCAGGTGCAGCTGAATCCGGGCACGGACGCCTGGGAGATTGAGGTCCCCAAGGGTGGGGTCGCCCCGGATGTGCGGTATCGGTGGGGCGTGGAGAAGCGCACGCCGGCTCAGCTGATGACCGCGGCGATGAACATGAAGACCGTGACCGTGACCGTGGAGCTCGAGGAGGGCAAGCGGGTCAAGGACGAAAAGGCCACGGCGGCCGCCCGGGCGAAGGTCGAGGAGATCCGGGCTGAGTTCGGGGTCTGGATGATGCAGGACCCGGCGCGCGTGGAGCGGTTGCAGGAGCTCTACAACGACGCCTTCAACGCCCACGTGGCCCCGGACTACTCGGGCGCCGGTGCGCGGCTGTCCCTGCCGGGGCTGAACGAGTCGATGACCCCGTACTCCTACCAGCGGGCGGCGGTGGCCCGGGCGGTGTCCGAGCCGACCGTTCTGCTGGACCATGTGGTGGGCGCCGGCAAGACCGGCACGATGATCATGTCCGCGATGGAGCTCAAGCGCACCGGGATCGTGGCCAAGCCGTGCATGGTGGTCCCGAACCACCTGGTGGACCAGATCGCCACGGAGGCCACGCAGTGGTACCCGGACGCGAACGTGATCGCGGTGCCCACGGGGCTGGCCGCCCCGGCCCGGCAGGAGTGGATGGCGCAGGTCGGGGCCGGGGACTGGGACCTGGTGGTCATGCCCCAGACCACGTTCGAGAAGGTCCAGATCGACCCGGTGAAGCAGGCCGAGTGGCTCAAGCAGTCCCAGGACGAGCTCGAGGCGGCCACGGCCGGGCAGGACCAGGACGCCGGCTGGGTGAAGCGGTCGGAGAAGGCGAAGAAGGCGCTGGAGCGTCAGCACGAAAAGATCGCGGCGAACACCGATCCGGGGGTCACGTTCGAGGAGACGGGCATCGACTACCTGCTGGTGGACGAGGCGCACATGTTCAAGAACCTGGCCCGGTCCTCAGACCTGGCCGAGCTGGCATGCTCGGGGTCCCAGCGGGCCATGGACCTGGACTTCAAGCTGCGCGCGCTGCGGGAGGTCAAGACGGAGGCGGCGGAGCGGGCCGGTGTGGCCGGTCCGGGGTACCTGCCGGCGGTGGCCACGTTCGCCACGGGCACCCCGGTGGCCAACAACATGGCCGAGATGTGGGTGATGCAGCACTACCTGCGCCCGGACCTGCTGGAGGCCGCTCGCGTGGACACCGTGACCGCCTGGGGTCAGGCGTTCACGAAGGTCAAGCCCCAGCTGCGGCCCACGGTGACCGGCGACGGCTACCAGCAGGTGATCAAGGTGGCCGAGTACGTGAACGTGCCCGAGCTGCTGTCGATCAACTCCGCGTTCACCGACGTCGTGCTCCGGGACCAGCTGGAGACGACCCTGCCGTCCGTGGCCACCGGTGACCGGATCCTGATGGCCCGCCCGCCCTCGGAGCAGGTGGCCCAGTACGTGGACCAGCTCAAGGAGCGCATCGAGCTGGTGAAGAACACGCCGCCGACGAAGGGGGCGGACAACATGCTCGTGATCGTGGGCGACGGGCGGAAGGTGGCGCTGGACGCGCGCCTGGTCGGCATGGACGCGGACCCGGACGGTGGACGTGTGGGCGCGGTGGCCGAGCAGATCATGACGATCCACGAGCGCACCAAGGACACCGAGTACCGGCTGCCCAACGGGGAGGTCTCCGAGACCACCGGGGCTCTGCAGATCGTGTTCTGCGACCAGTCCACGCCCACCGAGGACGGGTCCTGGAACGTGTACGACCAGCTGCGCGAGGACCTGGCCGCGCGCGGGATGGACCCGGAGAAGGTGGCGTTCATCCACGAGGCCAAGACGGACGAGGCCCGGGCGGCCTTGTTCGAGAAGTGCCGGGACGGGCGGGTGAACGTGATCATCGGCTCGACCCAGAAGATGGGCACGGGCACGAACATCCAGACCCGCGCGATCGCCCTGCACCACATGGACGTGCCCTGGCGCCCGGCGGACCTGGAGCAGCGCGAGGGCCGGATCATCCGGCAGGGCAACCAGAATCCCGAGGTGTCGATCTACGCCTGGGCCACCGAGCAGACCTTCGACGTCTACAGCTGGGACATGATCGCCCGCAAGGCCACGTTCATCGCCCAGGTGAAGGCCGGTCAGCTCAACGGGCGAACCATGGAGGACGTGGTGGCCGGGCTGGAGGTCAGCGGCGCCTCGGCCGCGGCGGTGCTCTCCGGGGACCCGCGCATCGAGCAGCTGGCCACGCTGAGCATGGACGTGGAGCAGCTGACCCGCGCGCAGAGCGCGTGGTCCCAGCAGCGAGCCACCCAGCGGGTCGAGCTGGGCCGGTACGAGGCCCGGCAGGCGTTCCTGGCCGGACGGCAGGACGCCCTGATCGGGCTGGCCGCGCAGGTGAGCCCTACCGGAGGGGATGCGTTCGCGTTCACGACGACGGACGGACAGACGATCCGCAACCGTGGGGAGGCCGGGGAAGTCCTGGTGGCCGAGCTGCGCCGGCAGGCGGCGCGCACGGACCGAACCGACTTCCTGGACGCGACCGACCCGGAGCCGTTGGGCACCCTCGGCGGTGTCCAGGTGGGCACGGTCCGGCACGCCTCGCAGGTGTACCTGGTGCCGATGCAGGCCCCGAGCGTGCGCCGGGCCTGGTCCACGGCCCAGGTGCTCGGCGGGGACGTCTCGGCGCAGGGCTCGATCATCTCGGCGGAGAACTTCGTGGCCGAACTGCCGAACCAGCTGGTCAAGGACAAGCGCGAGCTGGACCAGTTGGCCGAGACCATCCCCGCCATGCAGGAGGGGCTGTCCGAGAGCCGGTTCCAGCAAGCCGACGAACTGGTCGCCAAGCAGCGTGAGCTCGCGGCGCTGGAGGCTGAGATGCGGGACGACGTGGACGAGTCCCTGCGCCCGGCCGTGCTCGAGTACACCGCGGAGCAGCTGAACGAGCGTGGCCTGCTCGGTCACCACACCGTCCCGCGTGAGGGCGATGTGTGGGAGTACAACAAGGCGTTCTACATCGTGGGGTACACGGACAAGTCCGTGGGCGTCCACCAGCGTCAGCTGTGGGCCTGGCCCGTGGACGGAGACCCCAAGGACGCCATCGCGGCCTCCCGAATCCAGGCCACGGGGCGGATGGTCATCCGGCGGGAGTCGGGCCTGAACGAGATCGAGCAGCGAGCCATGCAGGCCGACCTCGACCGAGACCGGATCGTGCCGAACCCAGGTATGGCGAAGGGGTACGACGGGGAGGTGCTGCGCGAGCACCAGGACCGGACCGTGCGACAAGGCCGGCTCGACGCCGAGGGGAACATGATCGAGTCCTCCACCGGGGCGCTGATCCGCGACGAGGAGTTCGTGCGGTTCGGGTCTCCGGTGATCCTGATCGACGCGACCAGCCCGGAGTCGGAGCAGGCTCGTCGGGATGCGATCGCAGAGCAGGCGTACACGCGCTGGCCGGACGAGCTGATCCCCGGTCAGGTGCTCCAGGAGGACATCGACGGGTTCGGGTACGCCGGGGACATCGTGCGGATGCGCCCGGGGTACGGGGAGCGGCGGGTGGCCGTGTCCCCGGACACCGGGGCCGCGCGTGAGCGGATGAGCGGGTCGGCGGCGGCCGGCACCCGACGGTGGCAGGTGGCCGACGCCGTCCAGCTCTCGGACGCCGAGCGCGAGAGGCTGTGGGGGGCCAAGACGCGCAGCGTGCAGGTCGGAGACCTGCGGCCAGGGGATACGGTCATGGCCACGGACGTGGACACCTCGGCCACGGCCAAGGTGCCCGTGACCATCCTGAAGACCGGCTCCGGCGGCAACCGGAACATCGTGTACGCCGACCAGGGCGGGGCCAAGCAGGAGTGCCGCCGCCGGGAGACGACGATAGTGACGGTGCTGGGCCGGACACGCGGGGCGCTGGAGCTGCCGGAACTGGCCACGCTGGCCGCCGAGGCCGGTCAGCCGGTCAAGGCGTGTCCGGCCAGGCAGATCAGTCCGGACAGCCAGTGGGTTGGCCGGACACTGGCCGTGGACACGACGGTGGACAGGGTGGCCACCGAGCGCGCAGCCGACGGGCTGAAGGTCGGGACGGTCATCGCCCAGGACTCCCGGACCATCGGGTCTCCGTATAGCGGTACGGAGGAAGTGGCCGTGCTGACTCTCAAGGACGAGGCGGGCGGGCAGTTCCAGGTCACCTCCCGCGACGCCGGCCACGTGTGGGAGTACGAGGGGAAGCTGGACGTGGAGAAGGTGTTCGGTGCTCGCCCGCTGGAGGGCTCGGTGCCCGATGCCGCGCCGGGACCTGAGACGGTCGGGGTGACAGGCGAGGCCCCGGCAAAGCAGGTGCCCACCGCCCCACCGGCGGCGGGCAAGGCCCCCGCCCTGGGCCGGGACGGGCTGGACTGGATGGGCATGGGTCCCGCGGGCCAGCCGGGCCTCGGGGTGGACCCGACGCGTCCGCCGCAAACGGGGGTGGACGGTCCCGGCTTGTGA